In Halorhodospira halophila, the DNA window CTACCTGTACGAGCGCAGCGGCAGCGAGCAGGCGCGCAAGCGGCTGACGCTCCACTTCGACGACGACACCCTCGTCGAGATCGAGGATCACTGGACGTCCCGCTAGCCTGCGTCCATTCAGGAGGCCTTGCGAGCGGCCCGCCGCTTGCGGGCCTCCTTCGGATCGACCTGCAGCGGCCGGTAGACCTCCACCCGGTCACCATCGTGCAGCGGGGTATCGAGGCCGACGATCTGCCCGAACACGCCCACCGACTGCTGCGTCAGGTTGATCTCCGGATGGCGCTCGAGGAGCCCCGAGGCGTTCAGGGCGTCCCCCACCGTACTGCCAGCCGGCAGTTCCAGCCGAAGCACGGTCTGCTGCTCCGGTAGGGCGTAGGCGACCTCGATCTGCAATCCCCCGTCAGAGGACATCGCGCTCTCCGTAGACCTCGCGGGCCCGCCGGGCGAAACTGTCTACCAGCGTATTGGCCACCTGGGTAAAGACCTTGCCGAAGGCGTAGGCCACGATCCGATTGGAGAACTCGAACTCCATGTCCAGGGTCACCTTCGAGGCGCTCTCGCCCAGGTCTCGAAAGCGCCAGTAACCCTCCAGGCGCTGGAACGGTCCCTCCACGAGCCGGATATCGATCATCTTGCCGCGCTGGTGTCGATTCGCGGTCACGAACGACTTCTCCATGCCGCCCTTGGCAAAGGTCATGCGGGCACGGGTGGTGTCCTCGCTGGTCTCGAGGATCTCGCACTCCTTGCACCACGGAATGAACTCCGGGTAGCGGGCGACATCGTTGACCAGGTCGTAGATCTCGATGGCGGTGTAGGGGACCAGCTCACTGCGGCTGATGCTCGGCATGGGGCTTCCCGTTCTCCAGCGTTCCGGACCTTGACCGGCCATTGTCACGATCCGCGTCCTCCCCGACAACCACCAACCACCAGGCGGCCGCAGCGCTTTGCGCAGCGGTCCGGCGTCTATACAATGCGCCCCGTGAGCAAGAAAGCCGGAAAAAGCAAAAAGACCGAAGGCAACGTCATCGCCGTCAACCGCAAGGCGGGCTTCGATTTCTTCATCGAGGAGCGCCTTGAGGCCGGGCTGGCGCTGGAGGGCTGGGAGGTCAAATCGCTGCGTGCCAAGCGCGTGAACCTCACCGAAAGCCACGTCCTCGTCCGTCGCGGCGAGGCTTGGCTGATCGGCTGCAACATCACGCCGCTGAGCACTGCCTCCACCCACGTCCGGCCGGATCCGACGCGCACGCGCAAGCTGCTGCTCCACCGTCGCGAGATCAGCCGTCTGATCGGCGCCGTGGACCGCGAAGGCTACACCGTGGTGCCGCTCAAGCTCTACTGGAAGAAGGGGCGCGCCAAGATCGAGATCGGTGTAGCCAAGGGCAAGAAGAAGCAGGACAAGCGGGCGGATAAGAAGGAGCAGGACTGGCAGCGCCAGCGGGAGCGCCTGCTCAAGCACAAGGTCAGCTAGCACGGGGGCCGGCCCGTCGACCGGTCTCTGCCGGCGCGATAATCGCGCTTGCCGAGGGAACTCCACGAGCCGTACACTGTCTACTCAGTTGCAACGGGGGCGACATGGCTTCGACGCAGGTCGCGAAACCCGAGGTGCATGCCGAGGTGACAGTCAACCT includes these proteins:
- a CDS encoding RnfH family protein, translated to MSSDGGLQIEVAYALPEQQTVLRLELPAGSTVGDALNASGLLERHPEINLTQQSVGVFGQIVGLDTPLHDGDRVEVYRPLQVDPKEARKRRAARKAS
- a CDS encoding type II toxin-antitoxin system RatA family toxin, which encodes MPSISRSELVPYTAIEIYDLVNDVARYPEFIPWCKECEILETSEDTTRARMTFAKGGMEKSFVTANRHQRGKMIDIRLVEGPFQRLEGYWRFRDLGESASKVTLDMEFEFSNRIVAYAFGKVFTQVANTLVDSFARRAREVYGERDVL
- the smpB gene encoding SsrA-binding protein SmpB, encoding MRPVSKKAGKSKKTEGNVIAVNRKAGFDFFIEERLEAGLALEGWEVKSLRAKRVNLTESHVLVRRGEAWLIGCNITPLSTASTHVRPDPTRTRKLLLHRREISRLIGAVDREGYTVVPLKLYWKKGRAKIEIGVAKGKKKQDKRADKKEQDWQRQRERLLKHKVS